DNA sequence from the Geobacter sp. AOG2 genome:
TGATCGCCCGGGCGATGCAGAGCGCCATCTCGGTGTCGTCGGTTACCTGCCCCGGCTTCAGGCGAAGCCAGCCACCGCCGATGATGTCCTTGAAAGTGCCGTATTTTGCGGCAATCTCCGGCGCGGTCATGAACTCCACCGTGGCACCCAGAGCGTCGCCAATGGCCATCCCGATGAAGGCGGCCGCAGCCCTGTTGCGGATCTCTGCTGGGTTATACTGGTTGAACATGGAGCAACCATTCATAATGGATTTGCACGATTCCCGCGTATTCCACATTAGACCTGCAAAAGCGAAACCAGAACAGAAAAAAATATACATGATCAAAAAAAAGGCAATTTGTCGTGTTCAGGTCGCGTCACGTGAACGCCGGGCTTCCGGGGAATCTCTCGCGATACGCCATTATTCGTGCCTTTGCAGGGTAATCGTAAATAATATTGTTCTCTGGCACGCTCTATGCCTTACCCCTTACCCATAGGTAGATTAAAATCTCAATGACACCAACTCAGCTAACGGCAACGGAGCCTGTGGAGTGAGCAACAGGCTCTTTTGATTGAAAGGAGAACAACCATGGCGAGTGCATGTGACATGAAAAATAAGATCCAGGGGCATCCCTGCTTCGGCGGCAATCATCATAAAAACGGCCGCATGCATCTGGCGGTTGCCCCTCGATGCAACATCAAGTGCGGTTATTGCACCCGCAAACATGATTGCGCCAACGAATCCCGTCCCGGTGTGACCAGCCGTCTGCTGACCCCCGAGGAAGCCATTATCAAGGTGCGGGAGGTGATGGCCAGTCCGGTGGTGGGGCCAATTATCAAGGTGATCGGTATTGCCGGCCCCGGTGATCCGCTGGCCAACGAGGAGACCTTTGAAACCTTTGAGCTGGTCAAGAAGGAATTCCCGGAACTCATGTTGTGCATGAGCACCAACGGCCTGCTGTTGCCCGAGTCTATCGACCGCCTGTACGAATTGGGCCTGCACAGCCTGACCGTCACCATCAACGCCGTCGATCCCGAGGTCGGAGCCAAAATCTATCGACACGTCATCTACCACGGTAACCATTATACCGGTGTGGAAGGCGCCCGGATCCTGATCGCCAACCAGTTCGAGGGGTTGAAGCGCGCCGCCGAACTTGGCCTCACCATCAAGGTGAATTCCGTGCTGGTGCCCGGGGTGAACGACGACCAGTTGCCGCTGATCGCCGAGCGGGTCAAGAAATTGGGGGCCTTTGTGATGAACATCATGCCGATTATCCCCCAGGCCGAACTGTCGCACATCGAACCACCCAGCGAAGAGCGGCTCGCGGAGGTGCGCAAGGCCAACGAGTCGGTTATCGGGCAGTTCAGCCATTGCAAACAGTGTCGCGCCGACGCCGTTGGCCTGATCGGGCAGGATGTGACGGTCGGCGAGTCAGCCTGCGCGGTACCGAAATGAATAAGGCTGCGGAGTGAATAAGGCATGACCATCGAGCCGTTTCGTAAAGAGGATGTGCCTCGCTTTCTCGGGCTGGCAGCCGTGGAAAACTGGGTAGCGGAGCCGTGGGAATTCGATTTCCTGTTGTCCTCTTTTCCCTCCGGTTGTCTCTCGGCGCGGGACGAAGCCGGTGCGGCCATAGGTTTTGTGACCTCCCTGCGCCACGACCTGAGCGGCTGGATCGGCAATCTTATCGTTGATCAGCGCCACCGCAGTTGTGGCATCGGCGAAGCGCTTTTCCTCGGGGCGTTTGACAACCTGCGTAATGTTGGTGTCGAGACGTTCTGGCTGACTGCCTCGAAAATGGGCAAAGCCCTGTATGAAAAACACGGCTTCAGCAGCACCGACACCATCATCCGCTGGACCGGCAAGGTCAGCGAACCGGCCGGGCCTGTTCCCGCTGCGGCGGGGGAGTTGGATGCGGCCCTCGACCAGCTCGGTTGGGGGGACCGGCGCGACGGCCTGCTTGCCGCTACATCCAGGCGCGGCACTGTCGTGTCCGAAGACTCGGCTTTTGCGGTTATTCAACCGTGCGGCCACGCGGTACAGGTGGGACCATTCAGCGCT
Encoded proteins:
- a CDS encoding radical SAM protein, whose translation is MASACDMKNKIQGHPCFGGNHHKNGRMHLAVAPRCNIKCGYCTRKHDCANESRPGVTSRLLTPEEAIIKVREVMASPVVGPIIKVIGIAGPGDPLANEETFETFELVKKEFPELMLCMSTNGLLLPESIDRLYELGLHSLTVTINAVDPEVGAKIYRHVIYHGNHYTGVEGARILIANQFEGLKRAAELGLTIKVNSVLVPGVNDDQLPLIAERVKKLGAFVMNIMPIIPQAELSHIEPPSEERLAEVRKANESVIGQFSHCKQCRADAVGLIGQDVTVGESACAVPK
- a CDS encoding GNAT family N-acetyltransferase, producing MTIEPFRKEDVPRFLGLAAVENWVAEPWEFDFLLSSFPSGCLSARDEAGAAIGFVTSLRHDLSGWIGNLIVDQRHRSCGIGEALFLGAFDNLRNVGVETFWLTASKMGKALYEKHGFSSTDTIIRWTGKVSEPAGPVPAAAGELDAALDQLGWGDRRDGLLAATSRRGTVVSEDSAFAVIQPCGHAVQVGPFSALSSDRAARLLDKALNSLPAGMTVYIDTPACNRGAVALLQERGFMDHGTNVLMYAGAKPDYRPEYVFGLATMGSCG